A window of Marinobacter sp. es.042 genomic DNA:
CGCCATGATTTCAGCGTGGCCGATCCGATCGACATGCTCCAGCCCCATCGGGATCAGATCATCCGCGAGACCATTATCGTAGCGGGCCAGGTTGGCAATGGCCTCTGTGCCGGCCTCCAGGGTGTGGAAGACCAGGCGGGGCGATTCGTGGGTATGCTCGCGATAGACTTTGGCCATCACTTCCACAGCCTTGGTGATAGCCTCGAACGGCGTCTCATTCATGGTCACTGCAGAGGTGGGACAGACGGCAGCGCAGGAGCCGCAACCGGCACAGATATCCGAATCAATCTGGATGTGATCCCCGAAGGAAAAAATAGCCTCTGTCGGGCAGACATCCAGGCACCGTGTACAACCAGGCTTGTTGGCCCGGGAGTGCGCGCACAAAGACTCTTCGAGTCTGAAATAGACGGTTTTTTCGAATTCACCCACCATTTCCCTTGCCGTCAGGGCAATGCGCTCCAGCTCGCCGGACTTTTCCGGATCGGCCCAGAAGTAGCCGTTGCGCTTCTCGTGGCTCGGAAATGCCGGGGCGCCGCCCCGCAGATCGATAAACACATCGCATTCGCTGCGGGCGGTGGGCTTGGCCGCCTCGTAACCCAGCTCACCGCGACCGGCCGGGTGCAAGGGTTGCAGATGGGCAAATTCCAGCTTGAAATTCCCTAGTGCACCGTAGGCTCCCGTCAGCTGGCCCTTGGCCACGTCGTAAGCGGCAGATGGCAGCTGGATGGGGCCGGCATCATTAACAATGCAGGTAACACCCAGTTCGTCCTGCACCAGTCCGGCCATCCGGATTGCCTTCTCGGTAGGACCGACGATGCAGCACACGCCGTTGGACTGAATGGTTTTCGCCGGCGCCATGGGCGACGGCAATTGGGCGGCGGCAACCAGGGCTGCCTGCTTCGCGTGCAGGCGCTCGGGCTTCGCATCGGGGGCGCTCCAGCCAGCACGATCCCTGATATCAATGGATTGGAGTGGCGCGGCGTGTTGGATCTCGGCGTGAACGTCCTCGGCAAGGCGCTCGAACAAAGCGGCCTGCTGGCCACAGGCAATCAGGACATCATTGCTGGCGCCCAGATGCTCGGCAGCAACGCTCAGTTCCTTGCCGCACAGTTGATCAACTGCAATCGCCTGTTCAGCGCCTGCGGCTTTGCGCAAAGCCTCTGAATCGAAGGTCTGTGATTTGTCGCAGCTGCATAGTAATAAGGTCTTATGTGCCGTCATCAGGAAATTGACTCTTTCGTTGTTTTTATACGTATACGCTTACGTATCGCTTTTCGAGCATGCCACAGGCATTATCTTTTGGACAATTGGATAATCTTTTGTGCCCTGCTAGTTTTACGCTATAACAAAAAATGAGAAGCACCATGAGTAGTCGTACAGAACAGTGGAAACGCGAGCTGAGGGTTGGCGCTGTCGTTCGCCGATCTCCGGGCGTCACTCGCTGGGTAAAAGAAATCTGGAAGCCGGTTGCCGTTATACCTGGCGCACCTGATGCATTCTGGAAAGAGTTGGTTCGCGAGGAAGATGTGGTCGATTACCACGCGGGCACCGTTACGATGGAGCTTTTTCGGGCCGACGTCGAAGGCTATCTGGTCTCTCTGAACATGGCCGCTCCATCCGTATGGATCATCATGGATAGAGATGTAACGAGCCAGTCGCCCTCCGGATGGGTCGTAAGCACTATTACCGCCAGCGCCCATGAAGCACTGGACGCCCTTGATAGCGGCGAAAGCATTGTTGAGGCGGTTCCCATTCCCGAATCAATGGCGGCCTGGATCAAGGAATTTATCGACATGCACTACATCGAGGAGCCGTTCAAGAAACGTCGCCGCGATGAAGTTCGCGTTGATGGCGCCGAGGATGCCAAGGGCGACCCGCGCATTCGCCAGGAAAGCGACGTTTACCGTGCCCCTGCGAACATCAAAAAGCCGAGAATTCAGTAATGTCCGAATCAAGACTCCAGCGTTG
This region includes:
- a CDS encoding 4Fe-4S binding protein, translated to MTAHKTLLLCSCDKSQTFDSEALRKAAGAEQAIAVDQLCGKELSVAAEHLGASNDVLIACGQQAALFERLAEDVHAEIQHAAPLQSIDIRDRAGWSAPDAKPERLHAKQAALVAAAQLPSPMAPAKTIQSNGVCCIVGPTEKAIRMAGLVQDELGVTCIVNDAGPIQLPSAAYDVAKGQLTGAYGALGNFKLEFAHLQPLHPAGRGELGYEAAKPTARSECDVFIDLRGGAPAFPSHEKRNGYFWADPEKSGELERIALTAREMVGEFEKTVYFRLEESLCAHSRANKPGCTRCLDVCPTEAIFSFGDHIQIDSDICAGCGSCAAVCPTSAVTMNETPFEAITKAVEVMAKVYREHTHESPRLVFHTLEAGTEAIANLARYDNGLADDLIPMGLEHVDRIGHAEIMAAFGAGYAEVLILADNELDRRAVTAEVELAQAMLKGTHNSPSRIRIISAIELCDAGDNAGRVSDPVLLVGGRRDITRVTVAAMSEKVEEPIPLPKGAPYGAIEIDSDKCTLCLACVSLCPTGALGDHPDRPEVQFTENACVQCGVCESTCPETAITLKPQLDVSKAALSARALHGEEPFECIKCGTPFGVASTINRIVEKLENQHWMYKNSDNVQLIKMCDDCRVKAQFHGSTAPMAGGERPRVRTSDDYLDS
- a CDS encoding DUF3305 domain-containing protein, which encodes MSSRTEQWKRELRVGAVVRRSPGVTRWVKEIWKPVAVIPGAPDAFWKELVREEDVVDYHAGTVTMELFRADVEGYLVSLNMAAPSVWIIMDRDVTSQSPSGWVVSTITASAHEALDALDSGESIVEAVPIPESMAAWIKEFIDMHYIEEPFKKRRRDEVRVDGAEDAKGDPRIRQESDVYRAPANIKKPRIQ